A single region of the Solwaraspora sp. WMMD791 genome encodes:
- a CDS encoding ABC transporter ATP-binding protein encodes MWSLPVADPGVADHRSAARLLRWLTGRARLSVAAGAALSIVWMGSQALMPAVVGRAIDAGLTAGDLTALLGWAAVLLGLGLVQAGASVSQHWFGVLNWLSTAYRTVQLTVRQANRLGATLPKRLATGEVVSIGTADMSSLGGAVEAIARAIGAAAAIVVVAVILVGTSTALGLVIVIGVPVLVAVIGLGIRPLHHRQQTYRDQQATLATLAGDIVVGLRILRGVGGEAVLAGSYRDQSQELRRRGSRLAGVESVLEAAQLLLPGMFLVLVTWLGARLTVAGELTVGQLVASYAYTAFLVGPIRTVTEFIHTITRGHVAARRVAGLLAIDPEFADPPAPRQLPAADGDLVDVTSGLRVASGRTTAVAATAPQDVAALADRLGRYRDAEVTYSGVPLRELDLATVRQRILVADNDARLFTGRLRDELDATGQASDDAVRAALVAASATDIVDALPHGLDTEVAERGREFSGGQQQRLRLARALLADPPVLVLVEPTSAVDAHTEVRIAARLRAARAGRTTVVCTTSPLLLEHADRVVFLDDGKVLAEGSHAELLRTEPRYAALVTRAEPALLIEEAS; translated from the coding sequence ATGTGGTCGCTGCCTGTCGCCGATCCCGGCGTTGCCGATCACCGGTCCGCCGCCCGCCTGCTGCGCTGGCTGACCGGTCGCGCCCGGCTGTCCGTGGCCGCCGGTGCGGCGCTGAGCATCGTCTGGATGGGCAGTCAGGCGCTGATGCCGGCGGTGGTCGGCCGGGCGATCGACGCCGGGCTGACCGCCGGTGACCTGACAGCGCTGCTCGGCTGGGCGGCGGTGCTGCTCGGCCTCGGGCTGGTCCAGGCCGGCGCCAGCGTCAGCCAGCACTGGTTCGGGGTGCTGAACTGGCTGTCCACCGCGTACCGCACCGTGCAGTTGACCGTACGGCAGGCGAACCGGCTCGGCGCCACCCTGCCGAAGCGGCTGGCCACCGGCGAGGTGGTGAGCATCGGCACGGCCGACATGAGCAGCCTGGGCGGTGCGGTCGAGGCCATCGCCCGGGCGATCGGAGCGGCGGCGGCGATCGTCGTCGTCGCCGTCATCCTGGTCGGCACCTCGACGGCGCTCGGTCTGGTGATCGTGATCGGGGTTCCGGTGCTGGTGGCGGTCATCGGGCTGGGTATCCGGCCGCTGCACCACCGGCAGCAGACGTACCGCGATCAGCAGGCGACCCTGGCGACCCTGGCCGGAGACATCGTCGTCGGCCTGCGGATCCTGCGTGGAGTCGGCGGGGAAGCGGTGCTCGCCGGGAGCTACCGCGACCAGTCCCAGGAGCTGCGGCGGCGGGGGAGCCGACTGGCCGGCGTCGAATCCGTGCTGGAGGCCGCGCAACTGCTACTGCCCGGCATGTTCCTGGTCCTGGTGACCTGGCTCGGTGCCCGGCTCACCGTCGCCGGTGAACTCACCGTCGGCCAGCTGGTCGCCAGCTACGCGTACACCGCCTTCCTGGTCGGTCCGATCCGGACGGTGACCGAGTTCATCCACACCATCACCCGGGGGCACGTCGCGGCCCGGCGGGTCGCCGGGCTGCTCGCGATCGATCCGGAGTTCGCCGATCCGCCCGCCCCCCGGCAGCTGCCCGCTGCCGATGGTGACCTGGTCGACGTCACCTCCGGGCTGCGGGTCGCGTCGGGCCGGACGACCGCCGTGGCGGCCACCGCGCCGCAGGACGTGGCGGCACTCGCCGACCGGCTGGGCCGCTACCGCGACGCCGAGGTCACCTACTCCGGCGTACCGCTGCGGGAGCTGGACCTGGCCACGGTCCGGCAGCGAATTCTGGTGGCCGACAACGACGCCCGGCTGTTCACCGGCCGGCTGCGCGACGAGCTCGACGCGACCGGGCAGGCCAGCGACGACGCGGTCCGGGCGGCCCTGGTGGCGGCCAGCGCCACCGACATCGTCGACGCCCTGCCCCACGGGCTGGACACCGAGGTCGCCGAGCGGGGCCGGGAGTTCTCCGGCGGCCAGCAGCAGCGGCTGCGGCTGGCCCGGGCGTTGCTGGCCGACCCGCCGGTCCTGGTCCTGGTCGAGCCGACCAGCGCCGTCGACGCGCACACCGAGGTACGGATCGCGGCCCGGTTGCGGGCAGCCCGGGCCGGCCGGACCACCGTCGTCTGCACCACCAGCCCGCTACTGCTGGAGCACGCCGACCGGGTGGTGTTCCTCGACGACGGCAAGGTGCTCGCCGAGGGTAGCCACGCCGAGTTGCTGAGGACCGAGCCGCGCTATGCGGCGCTGGTGACCCGGGCCGAACCGGCCCTGCTGATCGAGGAGGCGTCGTGA
- the tsaD gene encoding tRNA (adenosine(37)-N6)-threonylcarbamoyltransferase complex transferase subunit TsaD, protein MADEPLVLGIETSCDETGVGIVRGHTLLADALASSVAEHARFGGVVPEVASRAHLEAIVPTMRRALDDAGVTLADIDAIAVTAGPGLAGALLVGVAAAKGYAIAADKPVYGVNHLAAHVAVDTLEHGPLPEPAIALLVSGGHSSLLLVDDLTAGVTPLGATIDDAAGEAFDKVARLLGLPFPGGPPIDRSARDGDPAAIAFPRGLTAPKDLATHRFDFSFSGLKTAVARWVEARERAGEPVPVADVAASFQEAVCDVLTAKAIDACRERGVETLVIGGGVAANSRLRAMAEQRCARYGIRVRVPRPKLCTDNGAMVAALGSHLVAAGVPASRLDLPADSALPLTTVSV, encoded by the coding sequence ATGGCTGACGAACCCCTGGTCCTCGGGATCGAGACCTCCTGCGACGAGACCGGAGTCGGCATCGTCCGCGGGCACACCCTGCTCGCCGACGCGCTCGCCTCCAGCGTGGCCGAACATGCCCGGTTCGGTGGCGTGGTGCCGGAGGTGGCCAGCCGGGCCCACCTGGAGGCGATCGTGCCGACCATGCGGCGGGCGCTCGACGACGCCGGGGTGACCCTCGCCGACATCGACGCGATCGCCGTCACCGCCGGTCCCGGCCTGGCCGGCGCGTTGCTGGTCGGCGTCGCGGCGGCCAAGGGCTACGCGATCGCCGCCGACAAGCCGGTGTACGGCGTCAACCATCTCGCCGCACACGTCGCCGTCGACACCCTCGAACACGGTCCGCTGCCGGAGCCGGCGATCGCCCTGCTGGTCTCCGGTGGACATTCGTCGCTGCTGCTGGTCGACGACCTGACCGCCGGGGTCACCCCGCTCGGCGCCACCATCGACGACGCCGCCGGTGAGGCGTTCGACAAGGTGGCCCGGCTGCTCGGGCTGCCGTTCCCCGGTGGGCCCCCGATCGACCGGTCGGCCCGCGACGGCGACCCGGCCGCGATCGCCTTCCCGCGTGGCCTGACCGCGCCGAAGGACCTGGCCACGCACCGGTTCGACTTCTCCTTCTCCGGGCTCAAGACGGCGGTGGCCCGCTGGGTGGAGGCCCGAGAACGGGCCGGTGAGCCGGTGCCGGTCGCCGACGTGGCCGCCTCGTTCCAGGAAGCGGTCTGCGACGTACTGACCGCCAAGGCGATCGACGCCTGCCGGGAGCGGGGCGTCGAGACCCTGGTCATCGGCGGCGGGGTGGCGGCCAACTCGCGGCTGCGGGCGATGGCCGAGCAGCGCTGCGCGCGGTACGGGATCCGGGTCCGGGTGCCCCGGCCGAAGCTGTGTACCGACAACGGGGCGATGGTCGCCGCGCTCGGCTCGCACCTGGTGGCCGCCGGGGTGCCGGCCAGCCGGCTCGACCTGCCGGCCGACTCCGCGCTGCCGCTGACAACGGTGAGCGTGTAA
- the rimI gene encoding ribosomal protein S18-alanine N-acetyltransferase: protein MTQAGTRQRIVRFRWWHIEQVLPIEADLFGAERWSAEMFWNELANDHHYLAAVDDADQVAGYAGLAWAGDPGAPDEAWVQNIAVRRDAQRRGLGRTLLTALLDEAGRRGAGRTFLEVAVDNAPAQRLYAAYGFEPVGVRRGYYQPSNTDALVMMRDG, encoded by the coding sequence GTGACCCAGGCCGGTACCCGGCAGCGAATCGTCCGGTTCCGCTGGTGGCACATCGAGCAGGTGCTGCCGATCGAAGCCGACCTGTTCGGTGCGGAGCGGTGGTCGGCCGAGATGTTCTGGAACGAGCTGGCCAACGACCATCACTACCTGGCCGCCGTCGACGACGCCGACCAGGTCGCCGGGTACGCCGGACTGGCCTGGGCCGGTGACCCCGGGGCACCCGACGAGGCGTGGGTGCAGAACATCGCGGTCCGCCGCGACGCCCAACGGCGTGGCCTCGGCCGTACCCTGCTGACCGCGCTGCTCGACGAGGCCGGCCGGCGCGGTGCCGGCCGGACCTTCCTCGAGGTCGCCGTGGACAACGCGCCCGCGCAGCGGCTCTACGCGGCGTACGGTTTCGAACCGGTCGGCGTACGTCGCGGCTACTACCAACCCAGCAACACCGACGCCCTGGTGATGATGCGAGATGGCTGA
- the tsaB gene encoding tRNA (adenosine(37)-N6)-threonylcarbamoyltransferase complex dimerization subunit type 1 TsaB codes for MLVLVLDSSTPAVTAALAEVTDDVRLLASRRAVDARAHGELLGPQIAACLAEAGATATDLTAIVAGLGPGPFTGLRVGLVTAVSMAHALDVPAYGVVSLDALGRAAATGTGAADGRADGPVLAATDARRREIYWAVYDGDGRRLTDPAVATPATVAEALPGAALPGVVAAVGDGALRYADVLGLPVRPEPRYPSALALAELAADRVRAGADGEPLTPCYLRRPDAVAATGRKPVLR; via the coding sequence GTGCTGGTACTCGTGCTGGATTCGTCGACGCCCGCGGTGACCGCCGCGCTGGCCGAGGTCACCGACGACGTACGCCTGCTGGCCAGCCGCCGCGCGGTCGATGCGCGGGCGCACGGCGAGCTGCTCGGACCGCAGATCGCCGCCTGCCTGGCCGAGGCCGGCGCGACGGCGACCGACCTGACGGCGATCGTCGCCGGGCTCGGCCCTGGGCCGTTCACCGGACTGCGGGTCGGCCTGGTGACCGCCGTCAGCATGGCGCACGCGCTCGACGTCCCGGCGTACGGCGTCGTCTCCCTCGACGCGCTCGGCCGGGCGGCCGCTACCGGCACCGGCGCCGCCGATGGGCGCGCCGACGGCCCGGTGCTGGCCGCGACCGACGCGCGTCGGCGCGAGATCTACTGGGCGGTGTACGACGGCGACGGGCGGCGACTGACCGACCCGGCGGTGGCGACCCCGGCCACCGTGGCCGAGGCCCTACCGGGTGCCGCCCTGCCGGGTGTCGTCGCGGCGGTCGGCGACGGTGCGCTGCGCTACGCCGACGTCCTCGGCCTGCCGGTGCGGCCCGAGCCGCGTTACCCGAGCGCCCTGGCGTTGGCCGAACTCGCGGCCGACCGGGTCCGGGCCGGTGCCGACGGCGAGCCGTTGACCCCGTGCTACCTGCGTCGGCCCGACGCGGTCGCGGCGACCGGCCGGAAACCGGTGCTGCGGTGA
- a CDS encoding helix-turn-helix transcriptional regulator, with translation MAEHPSTAHHAATHGTSAATPAGSLAALIGTTLRDERQARLLTQQVLADRAGVGQATVARIEQGARTPSLATVERLFAAMGRQLTVGVEDLDADVDRRIAEIAARPFADRLAQTSVEQFHRQAAGFSFVFDGPTAALLQGAPVPAPGVHVALLWREADAVTDWLTRKYATRWMDRWQEYRHIPVDPREPYPHRWQTMAGEIHARMYDELPPAIEVRHDGRHYPVVPLAEIDIVDPDTADLLRRFREVRRTAGAAAGADES, from the coding sequence ATGGCAGAACACCCTTCGACGGCCCACCACGCCGCGACCCACGGCACCTCGGCCGCGACTCCCGCAGGCTCGCTGGCGGCGCTGATCGGCACGACGCTGCGCGACGAGCGGCAGGCGCGGCTGCTGACCCAGCAGGTGTTGGCCGATCGGGCCGGCGTGGGACAGGCCACCGTCGCCCGGATCGAGCAGGGGGCGCGGACGCCGAGCCTGGCGACGGTCGAACGGCTGTTCGCGGCGATGGGACGCCAACTGACCGTCGGCGTCGAGGACCTCGACGCCGATGTCGACCGGCGGATCGCCGAGATCGCCGCCCGCCCGTTCGCCGACCGGCTCGCGCAGACCAGCGTCGAACAGTTCCACCGCCAGGCCGCCGGGTTCAGCTTCGTCTTCGACGGTCCGACCGCGGCGCTGCTGCAGGGCGCGCCGGTGCCGGCGCCCGGAGTGCACGTGGCGTTGCTCTGGCGAGAAGCCGACGCCGTCACCGACTGGCTCACCCGCAAGTACGCCACCCGGTGGATGGACCGCTGGCAGGAGTACCGCCACATCCCGGTCGACCCTCGGGAGCCGTACCCGCACCGCTGGCAGACGATGGCCGGCGAGATCCACGCCCGGATGTACGACGAACTCCCGCCGGCGATCGAGGTACGCCACGACGGGCGGCACTACCCGGTCGTACCGCTGGCCGAGATCGACATCGTCGATCCGGACACTGCCGACCTGCTGCGCCGGTTCCGCGAGGTCCGCCGCACGGCCGGGGCCGCAGCCGGGGCCGACGAGAGCTGA
- the ung gene encoding uracil-DNA glycosylase, whose product MLDLLAMLPAAWTAALTPHLDPAATARLGAFVADEYATRTVFPPQEDLFAAYRLCPPQQCRVLILGQDPYHRAGQAHGLSFSVRDGVAVPPSLRNVFKELGTDVGVPMPRSGDLTGWAAQGVLLLNAVLTVREGTPGSHAGKGWEEFTDATIRALDGSGQRVVFLLWGGYARKKRALITNPAHVVLEAGHPSPMNPRGFLGSRPFSATDKALADAGLPGIDWSRTGAG is encoded by the coding sequence ATGCTCGACCTGTTGGCCATGCTGCCTGCGGCCTGGACGGCGGCCCTCACCCCGCACCTGGATCCGGCCGCCACCGCCCGGCTCGGTGCCTTCGTCGCCGACGAGTACGCGACCCGGACCGTCTTTCCGCCGCAGGAGGACCTGTTCGCCGCGTACCGGCTCTGCCCGCCGCAGCAGTGCCGGGTGCTGATCCTCGGCCAGGACCCGTACCACCGGGCCGGTCAGGCCCACGGGTTGAGCTTCAGCGTCCGCGACGGCGTGGCGGTCCCGCCATCGCTGCGCAACGTCTTCAAGGAGCTGGGCACCGACGTCGGGGTGCCGATGCCCCGCAGCGGCGACCTGACCGGCTGGGCGGCGCAAGGGGTGCTGCTGCTCAACGCGGTCCTGACGGTCCGCGAGGGCACGCCCGGCTCGCACGCGGGCAAAGGCTGGGAGGAGTTCACCGACGCCACGATCCGGGCGCTCGACGGCAGCGGGCAGCGGGTCGTCTTCCTGCTCTGGGGTGGGTACGCCCGCAAGAAGCGGGCGTTGATCACCAATCCGGCGCACGTGGTGCTGGAGGCGGGTCACCCCAGCCCGATGAATCCGCGCGGGTTCCTCGGTAGCCGTCCGTTCAGCGCCACCGACAAGGCGCTCGCCGACGCCGGTCTACCCGGGATCGACTGGAGCCGGACCGGCGCCGGCTGA
- the tsaE gene encoding tRNA (adenosine(37)-N6)-threonylcarbamoyltransferase complex ATPase subunit type 1 TsaE — MTVRVRLTALADTHAFGRQLGRLLRPGDLVVLAGPLGAGKTALVQGIGSGLGVRGDITSPTFVIARVHPPDAALGGTSTLVHADAYRLGDAPDPRAEIDDLDLDADVDRAVTVVEWGEGMVEQLADAHLLVRMHRHDDDSRSAELTGVGADWAERLAMLDGDVVAGR, encoded by the coding sequence ATGACAGTCCGGGTACGTCTGACCGCACTTGCCGACACCCATGCGTTCGGCCGACAACTGGGTCGCCTGCTGCGCCCCGGCGACCTGGTGGTGCTGGCCGGCCCGCTGGGTGCCGGCAAGACCGCCCTGGTCCAGGGGATCGGATCCGGCCTCGGAGTGCGCGGCGACATCACCTCGCCGACGTTCGTGATCGCCCGGGTGCATCCGCCGGACGCCGCCCTCGGCGGTACGTCGACCCTGGTGCACGCCGACGCGTACCGGCTGGGCGACGCACCCGATCCGCGCGCCGAGATCGACGACCTCGACCTGGACGCCGACGTCGACCGGGCGGTCACCGTCGTCGAATGGGGCGAGGGGATGGTCGAGCAGCTCGCCGACGCGCACCTGCTGGTCCGGATGCACCGGCACGACGACGACAGCCGGTCGGCGGAGCTGACCGGGGTCGGCGCCGACTGGGCCGAGCGTCTCGCCATGCTGGACGGTGATGTCGTAGCCGGGCGCTAG
- a CDS encoding alpha/beta hydrolase, producing the protein MSRQRGVAQRTAGPRAGVQKVARTAGIVGAALGLAAAGVTATVAAERALVRRLKRDTTDPYADEPFGELPYDETRVVTASDGTDVYVEIVEPDEDAPPRPTVVFVHGYCLDMGTFHFQRRELTRRGEHRIVCYDQPGHGRSGRLESGDYEIAALGDTLRAVLEQAVPDGPIVLVGHSMGGMTIMALAERYPELFDERVAGTVLMATSGGLLDEARLGVPAILSRAGSPLLMLVNNATRLTGGVIDRTRLAASDLSWLLTRRYGFGTDRPSPALVSYVERMNSRTSAETVTRYVRTLLTHSRYPALAVLAPNPTLVIVGDKDMITPVAHSEEIVRRLPDADYVQIADGGHVVMLEHADQVNAALFAFLAKIQE; encoded by the coding sequence ATGAGCAGGCAGCGTGGGGTGGCCCAGCGGACGGCGGGGCCGCGGGCCGGCGTACAGAAGGTGGCCCGGACCGCCGGGATCGTCGGCGCGGCACTCGGCCTCGCCGCCGCCGGGGTGACCGCGACCGTCGCCGCCGAACGCGCCCTGGTCCGCCGGCTCAAACGCGACACCACCGACCCGTACGCCGACGAACCCTTCGGCGAACTGCCCTACGACGAGACCCGGGTGGTCACCGCCAGCGACGGCACCGACGTGTACGTGGAGATCGTCGAGCCGGACGAGGACGCCCCGCCCCGGCCCACCGTCGTCTTCGTGCACGGCTACTGCCTGGACATGGGGACGTTCCACTTTCAACGCCGGGAGCTGACCCGCCGGGGCGAACACCGGATCGTCTGCTACGACCAGCCCGGGCACGGCCGGTCCGGGCGGCTGGAGTCGGGTGACTACGAGATCGCGGCTCTCGGTGACACGCTGCGGGCGGTCCTGGAGCAGGCGGTCCCGGACGGGCCGATCGTCCTGGTCGGACATTCGATGGGCGGGATGACCATCATGGCGCTCGCCGAGCGCTACCCGGAGCTGTTCGACGAACGGGTCGCCGGCACCGTGCTGATGGCGACCTCCGGTGGCCTGCTCGACGAGGCCCGGCTCGGCGTACCGGCGATTCTCAGCCGGGCCGGCTCCCCGCTGCTGATGCTGGTCAACAACGCGACCCGACTGACCGGCGGGGTGATCGACCGGACCCGGCTGGCCGCCTCCGACCTCAGCTGGCTGCTGACCCGCCGCTACGGCTTCGGCACCGACCGGCCCAGCCCGGCACTGGTCAGCTACGTGGAACGGATGAACTCGCGGACCTCCGCCGAGACGGTCACCCGGTACGTACGCACCCTGCTCACCCATTCCCGGTACCCGGCGCTGGCGGTGCTCGCCCCCAACCCGACGCTGGTCATCGTCGGCGACAAGGACATGATCACCCCGGTGGCGCACTCCGAGGAGATCGTCCGCCGACTGCCGGACGCCGACTACGTCCAGATCGCCGACGGCGGTCACGTGGTGATGCTGGAACACGCCGACCAGGTGAACGCCGCGCTGTTCGCGTTCCTTGCGAAAATCCAGGAATGA
- the alr gene encoding alanine racemase has translation MWQAEVRVDLDAIRENVARLRAGTSAELMAVVKADGYGHGMVAAARAAREAGADWLGVCTLSEALQLRAAGQTGPVLAWLLAPGLALHEAVTADIDLGVGSRDLVAEAVAAARLAGRPARLHLKIDTGLSRGGATGDDWPDLVEAAAKAQSDGTVEVVGVWSHFVFADAPGHPTIDGQLAAFHEGLAVAHRYGVRPRYRHLANSAATLTRPDTHFDLVRPGIACYGLSPVPGADHGLRPAMSVRARVMLTKRVPAGQGVSYGHTYHTGRESTLAVVPLGYADGVPRHASNCGPVQLAGRNRTIAGRVCMDQIVLDCGDDEVRAGDVATLFGDGRHGEPTADDWAAAVGTINYEIVTRFGSPRVPRSYQDSRA, from the coding sequence ATGTGGCAGGCAGAGGTGCGGGTCGACCTGGACGCGATCCGGGAGAACGTCGCCCGGTTGCGAGCCGGGACCAGCGCCGAGCTGATGGCGGTGGTCAAGGCCGACGGGTACGGCCACGGGATGGTCGCCGCCGCCCGGGCCGCCCGCGAGGCCGGCGCCGACTGGCTCGGGGTCTGCACCCTGAGCGAAGCGCTGCAACTGCGCGCCGCCGGGCAGACCGGACCGGTGCTGGCCTGGCTGCTCGCCCCCGGACTGGCGCTGCACGAGGCGGTCACCGCCGACATCGACCTCGGCGTGGGCAGCCGCGACCTGGTCGCCGAGGCGGTCGCCGCCGCCCGGCTGGCCGGCCGACCGGCCCGCCTCCACCTCAAGATCGATACCGGGTTGTCCCGGGGCGGCGCCACCGGCGACGACTGGCCCGACCTGGTCGAGGCCGCAGCCAAGGCGCAGTCCGACGGCACCGTAGAGGTGGTCGGCGTCTGGAGCCACTTCGTCTTCGCCGACGCGCCGGGGCACCCCACCATCGACGGGCAGCTGGCCGCCTTTCACGAGGGTCTGGCGGTCGCCCACCGGTACGGCGTCCGCCCCCGCTACCGGCACCTGGCGAACTCGGCGGCCACCCTGACCCGCCCGGACACCCACTTCGACCTGGTCCGACCCGGGATCGCCTGCTACGGGCTGTCCCCGGTGCCCGGCGCGGACCACGGGCTGCGCCCGGCGATGAGCGTGCGGGCCCGGGTGATGCTCACCAAACGGGTCCCGGCCGGTCAGGGCGTGTCGTACGGGCACACGTACCACACCGGGCGGGAGAGCACCCTCGCCGTGGTGCCGCTCGGCTACGCCGACGGGGTGCCCCGGCACGCCTCCAACTGCGGCCCGGTCCAGTTGGCCGGGCGCAACCGGACCATCGCCGGCCGGGTCTGCATGGACCAGATCGTCCTCGACTGCGGCGACGACGAGGTCCGGGCCGGCGACGTGGCCACCCTCTTCGGCGACGGCCGCCACGGCGAGCCCACCGCCGACGACTGGGCCGCCGCCGTCGGCACCATCAACTACGAGATCGTCACCCGGTTCGGCAGCCCCCGGGTGCCGCGCAGCTACCAGGACTCCCGGGCATGA
- a CDS encoding NAD(P)H-hydrate dehydratase, with the protein MIGVWRVSDVRRAEQALMATLPPGTLMQRAAAGLARRCALLLAGTGGVYGAEVLLLVGSGDNGGDALYAGARLARRGARVAAWLLHPQRAHAGGLAALRAAGGRVTDGPGRSVDLVVDGIVGIGGSGGLRAPAAEAVARATTAASARGGRPAVVAVDVPSGVAVDTGGGAAPAVRADVTVTFGCLKPALAVGPAAADAGQVELVDIGLTPWLRGTPAFEVPGHADVARWWPALVPAAEKYTRGVVGVATGSATYPGAAVLSVGGAVAGPTGLIRYAGSAGEQVLARYPSVIATGRVADAGRVQAWVCGSGLGGGDHAAAELRAVLAAPVPVVLDADALTMLVDGTWSEQLRARRAPTVVTPHDREFARLAGGQPGDDRVAAALRLAAWMRATVLLKGDRTVVATPDGRAYVNPTGTPALATGGTGDVLAGLLGSLLAAGLAPEHAALAAAYTHGLAGRRAAAAGPVTAAEVAAALRPVVAELTSTAANPTGPAVADLTSAEAARSGD; encoded by the coding sequence GTGATCGGAGTCTGGCGGGTGTCCGACGTGCGCCGTGCCGAGCAGGCGCTGATGGCTACGCTGCCGCCGGGCACCCTGATGCAGCGGGCCGCCGCCGGGCTGGCGCGGCGCTGCGCGCTGCTGCTCGCCGGGACCGGCGGCGTGTACGGCGCCGAGGTGCTGCTGCTGGTCGGCTCCGGCGACAACGGCGGCGACGCGCTCTACGCCGGTGCCCGACTGGCCCGGCGCGGGGCGCGGGTCGCCGCCTGGCTGCTGCACCCGCAGCGGGCACACGCCGGTGGGCTCGCCGCGCTGCGCGCCGCCGGCGGTCGGGTCACCGACGGTCCGGGCCGCTCCGTCGACCTGGTGGTCGACGGCATCGTCGGCATCGGCGGCAGCGGCGGTCTGCGCGCACCGGCGGCCGAGGCGGTGGCCCGCGCCACCACGGCGGCCTCGGCCCGCGGCGGGCGGCCGGCGGTGGTCGCCGTCGACGTGCCCAGCGGCGTCGCGGTCGACACCGGCGGTGGCGCGGCACCGGCCGTCCGCGCCGACGTGACCGTGACCTTCGGGTGCCTCAAACCGGCGCTGGCGGTCGGGCCGGCCGCTGCCGACGCCGGGCAGGTCGAGCTCGTCGACATCGGGCTCACGCCGTGGCTGCGCGGCACCCCCGCGTTCGAGGTGCCCGGCCACGCCGACGTGGCGCGCTGGTGGCCGGCGCTGGTGCCGGCCGCCGAGAAGTACACCCGGGGCGTCGTCGGTGTGGCCACCGGGTCGGCCACCTACCCGGGGGCGGCGGTGCTCTCCGTCGGCGGGGCCGTCGCCGGTCCGACCGGGCTGATCCGGTACGCCGGCAGCGCCGGTGAGCAGGTTCTCGCCCGGTACCCGTCGGTGATCGCCACCGGTCGGGTCGCCGACGCCGGCCGGGTGCAGGCCTGGGTGTGCGGCTCCGGCCTCGGTGGCGGCGACCACGCCGCCGCGGAACTACGGGCCGTGCTGGCCGCACCGGTGCCGGTGGTGCTCGACGCCGACGCCCTGACCATGCTGGTCGACGGCACCTGGTCGGAACAGCTGCGGGCCCGGCGGGCACCGACCGTCGTCACCCCGCACGACCGGGAGTTCGCCCGACTGGCCGGTGGTCAGCCGGGCGACGACCGGGTCGCCGCCGCGCTGCGACTGGCCGCCTGGATGCGGGCCACCGTCCTACTCAAAGGCGATCGTACGGTGGTCGCCACCCCCGACGGCCGCGCCTACGTCAACCCCACCGGCACCCCGGCGCTGGCCACCGGCGGCACCGGGGACGTCCTGGCGGGTCTGCTCGGGTCACTGCTCGCCGCCGGTCTGGCACCGGAGCACGCCGCCCTTGCCGCCGCGTACACCCACGGGCTGGCCGGCCGCCGCGCGGCCGCCGCCGGCCCGGTGACGGCGGCCGAGGTCGCCGCCGCGCTGCGGCCGGTGGTGGCCGAGCTGACCAGTACGGCGGCGAACCCGACGGGTCCGGCGGTAGCTGATCTGACCAGTGCGGAAGCTGCCCGATCAGGTGACTGA
- a CDS encoding holo-ACP synthase: MIVSVGLDVVAVERFARAVARTPSLADRLFTGAELLTPAGNRRSPASLAARFAAKEAVAKALGAPAGLRWHDCEVVADPDGRPWLTVSGTVAAAAAARGVRRWHLSLSHDGGIASAMVVAER; encoded by the coding sequence GTGATCGTGTCGGTCGGGCTGGACGTCGTCGCCGTCGAGCGGTTCGCCCGTGCGGTGGCCCGCACGCCGTCGCTGGCCGACCGGCTGTTCACCGGGGCCGAGCTGCTGACCCCGGCGGGCAACCGCCGGTCACCGGCGTCGCTCGCCGCCCGCTTCGCCGCGAAGGAGGCGGTGGCCAAGGCACTCGGCGCACCGGCCGGACTGCGCTGGCACGACTGCGAGGTGGTCGCCGACCCGGACGGCCGGCCCTGGCTGACCGTCTCCGGCACGGTCGCCGCCGCAGCGGCCGCGCGTGGGGTGCGCCGGTGGCATCTCTCGCTGTCCCACGACGGCGGCATCGCCTCGGCGATGGTCGTCGCCGAACGATGA